Part of the Bacteriovorax stolpii genome, TTCACCCCATGGAAGGCCCACATTTCCAGTGGAAGCTCTGGGGACTCGGGAATCTTTGGAACTTCGGTCAATGTCTTGATGGTCTGCACGAATTCTCTAAAAGAGCTGCCATTCAGGGCAGGGATATCGCGCTTACAATCCACGTCATAAAGCTCTTTTTCACTCAAAGAGTCCAGCAGATCCACCCATTCACGAGGGTAGTCAGAAATGGTTTCCGGGTATTCATTCATAATCTCTTCCTTCCACATCGGAGCGTAGAGATTGACGAAATCCAGGAGTTTCATAGCGTGACTTTTATAGTTCATAGGCTATACTTGATAGCATGTTTACACTAAAAAATAAAAGAATTGCAGTTTATGGGATGGGTGTTTCTGGACTCTCGGCCCTTCGTTTTGTTAAAGCTCTTGAGGGCGATCTGATCGCCATCAATGGAGGTGAAGTCAGTTCATGGGCCAAGAGTCCGGGAGTGCTTGATTTTGTCTCTAAAGAGGCGTGTTTCTCGGAAACAGACTCCGCCTTGCCAGCTAAATTAAATTCAGTTGATCTGGTGATCTTGAGCCCGGGAATTCCCCGCGACCACAAACTTCTCAAACCTCTTTTGGATAAAAACATTCCGGTGTGGGGAGAAATTGAACTCGCGTACCAATACCTTGAGGCCAATAATTTTTTAAGACCTATGATTGGTATCACTGGCACCAACGGCAAAACGACAACGACAACTTTCTTAGGTGAGATGATAGAGGCCGATCACAAAAAAGTTTTTGTCGGTGGAAACATTGGCGTTCCATTTTGTGATTACGCTTACGATGTTTTTAAAAATCAAAACCACGCCGACTTTATCCTGCTTGAACTTTCTAGTTTTCAGCTAGAGAGCATTGATCATTTCCACGTGAATGTGGCGATGATCTTAAACCTTTTCCAAAACCATGGAGAGCGCTACGCGACGATTGAAGAGTACGGGCGTTCGAAATTTTTTATCACTAATCGTTTTACAGAAAACGATGTGCTGATTTATCCGGAAGATTTTCCTATTATTAAAAACTGGGCAGAGACTCAGAAAGGAAAAAAACTTTCCATCAATACAGGAGCTCCAGAGATTGATTTTCCCATTGGGAATTTCAAACTTCCAGGAATTCACAACAAAGTAAATCTTGCTTTTATTTTAAAAGCAGCAAAGAGCTTAGGTCTTTCACCAAAGGCCATCCAGCATTCAATCGATACATTCGCCGGTGTCCATCACCGCATTGAATACGTCGACAAAGTTGTAGGTCTTCCATCTTTTCGCGCATACAACGATGCTAAGAGTACGAACTGGGACGCGACGATGACGGCAGTGAAGGCGATGGAGGATTTTAATCTTCCTATTCACTTAATCATCGGCGGGAAAAAGAGAGGGCATGGAGATTCGATTCTTCCTCATCTGGATTTCTTAAAATCAAGAGTCGCGCATTTTTACTTAATTGGTGAAATGGGGGCGGAAATTGAAAGTGAAATCAAAGGGAAAGTGTCTTATCAAAAAAAGGATACTTTGGAAGGAACATTGAAGTTTCTAAGAGAGAATTTTAGTGCCGATAAGGGAGTTTTACTTTTTTCTCCGGCATTCCCATCGTTTGATCAATTTCAAAACTACGCTCAGCGTGGTGAAACCTTCGTCAAACTTCTGGGAACACCCTCTTAGTTGCGGCTCGCTTTCCTCGATTCTTCGATACTTGCTACACGTCTTTCGGCGTTTGAATTGTTTCCATGAAAGCGGAAATTGTCGATAATTCCTACTTTGAAAAGAAACAGTCCAATAATAATGTAAACCGGGTGGAGTTTTGGTTTCATAAGCACTCTGTGTTGGGTTATAATCGTGAACGCTTTATCGGCAGACTCAGAAAAGAACTTAACTAAAAAGGTATAGTTTATGGCAAAGACTGGTTTTCTAGGAAATACGGAACTTAAAAACAATATTAACGCTTTGAAATCATTCATGAAATCAAAGAAGCTCGAGGGCTTCTATCTCTCGAGTTCAGATATTTTTTTGAATGAATATGTGCCTCTGGCCGACTGTCACCGCTATTACGTCACAGGCTTTACGGGCTCAACGGCCGAAGTTATCGTGCCGCTTGAAGGCCGAGTGATGCTTTTTATCGATGGCCGTTATTATGAACAGGCCGATCTTGAGTGCGACCCTTCTCTGGTTGAAGTTTTCAAAGTTCCTTACGGGACAGGACTTCGTCAGGCGATGAAAGAGGCAATCAGCTCTCGCAAACTAAAATCTCTAGGAGTTGAAGGGGATCGCATTGAGCTTTCTCTTTACAACGATTTTAAAACACAACTTAAGACAGAAGCGTTTAACAACGCTGAACTCTCGAAAGTCATTTCATTCCAGGACTTTTCTTTCAACAAGAAAATCATGGAGCTTCCACTTTCACTTGTTGGTGAAACAACAAAAAGCAAACTTGAGCGCATTTTAAATGACGGCGAGGTTTTCTTTATCAGCGCTCTTGATTCAATTGCATGGTTAACGAACATGCGCCGTTATGAGATGCCAAGCCAGAGTACGTTTAGGGCAAAAGCACTAGCGACTCGCGAGCGCGTTTATTTATTAATGGAGCATATTGAAGGAGAGATTCAAAGCGATGTGATCGATCTTTCTATTGGAAAGTTCTCTGAGCTGGAAAAATTTCTGGCGTTAGTAAATGAATACGAAACAGAGTGGAAGAAAAAATCTGGTGAGACAACGTACAAGTTCAACAAGATTTTCTATTCGGCCAATTCAACAAATGCCGCTGACTACTTAAAACTAAGCGCTCACTTTGGCGTTGATAAAATGATCAACAGACCAGAAGGGCTGATCCCATTCCACGCTTTAAAAAACGAAGCGGAACTTCAAGCGATGCAGGACTCTTTCAATAAAGCTGACACTGCTATCTACGAAACGATTTTATGGGTAAAAGAAAGCATTAAAAATGGAGCGAGCTTCTCAGAGCTAGATTTCTACCATAAGGCCAATGAGTTCTATAAAAACAACGGGGCCCTGGACCAAAGTTTTAATACGATTGCCGCTTTTGGACCTAACTCTTCAATCATTCACTACGGAAATCCAAGCGCCGACGTAGCGTTTAAGAAAAATGAAATGGTTCTTCTTGATTCTGGTGGATACTTTGAGTCAGGATACGCGACTGATACAACCAGAGCTTTTTTAAGTGGAGGAGAAGCAAGTCCTCGCCAAAAAGAAGTTTACACTCTTGTTCTTCAGTCTATTCTTCACACTTTAAATGCTGTGTTCCCAGAAGGGACATGGGGATCAGTGGTTGATGGTGTGGCAAGACAGCCGATCTTTAAAGCTGGTTTAAACTACAACCACGGAACAGGCCACGGAGTAGGGATCAACGTTCACGAAGGGGGCTTCAGGCTTTCAACGACGTCAAATGTTCCTCTGAGAGAAAACACTGTTGGGTCAATCGAGCCAGGAATTTACATTCCAGGTTTTGGTGGAGTCCGTTTAGAAAACGTAGCGACGGTTGAGCGCCATCCGGAGTACAAAAACATGCTTCGCTTTAAGAACATGGTGTATGTTGGATTTGATCATGACCTGATCGATTTTAATATGCTTTCTGAGCAAGAGAAGACATGGCTTGATGAGTACGAAAAAGAATGCGCAAAACGCGGTAGAAGTTTTAAATACAAAAAATAAAGAAAAAATAAAAAAAATAAAGAAGAGCGGTTTTAAACCGCTCTTTTTTTTCTCATTAATTCAACCAAAGCAATCAGGGCAAATCCAATAAACAGTCCGCCCCAGTAATTGGGTTTATCACCACCGCTAAAATCCACAGTCCCACAGCCACTAAAAGGCTGCTTTTTAGGATAGAGGTAAGAGATACCATCGATATCATCGCGGCCCAGGCTTTTTCTGTTGGCCATTGTTGCATAATACATCAGTGAGTCTTCTACCGGAGAGTGCCCCAGGCCAAAAGCATGGCCTAGTTCATGGGCGATGATAGAAGCTTTTTGTTCGGCCGATTTATTTTTAAACTGATTATTAGCTTGATCATTGATTAAAACCAACGACCCATAAATAGTGTCGCCACTGACATTATTGGGAATAGTAACCCCTAAAATAGCAGAGCTGGAAAAGTTTGAAACGTTAGTGTTGCAACTGATGAGGATATCGCTGGAGACTTCCAGGTCAGGGTTAGGTGTACAGTTCGTCGATGGAGTACAGATTGTATCAGTATGAAAAGCTGAATCGACGTTCACGATGCTTCCTTTTCTTAGTTTCAATCGGCTGGTCGGCGACTTGTTCCAGAAAGTATCGACGGCCTTGCCGATAATACTCATAAACTCTTCATCAGTGATACCAAGATTCGCGCAGAATCCTCCTGCGAGATTTACTTTGACTTCGTCTTGAGCAAAAGTCAGTTTGGCAGAATTGTTCAGAGTAAATGCCGAAGCATTAAAAGCGAGAAGAAGCCCAAGAGCTGCGAGCGTGTATTTCATAGGACATCTCCAAAGTGATAAGAGAGTGTAGCGCCAACACTAAAGGCCCTGTCTTCGCTTTCTAGAGCGTTAAAGACATAGGTGTAGAGTTCGGCAGACCAGGTCGTATTGAAGTCGTAGCTTGCGCCCAGGTTCACAATAAAGTTTCTCGAGTAGACCGGGTCTTTAGGAAGAGGGAATGAGTCGGTGCTGTTGCCGTTATTGAGTTCTTCATCTCCTCCGGGTCCCCAGATCCTGGTGAAGTAGAGGCCTGCTCCTGCAATAAAAGTCAGGTAAGACGTCTTATACTTGCCGTTTAAGAGAGCAAAGAGAGTCATGCGCTTGATATTTTCATCGCGACCTGACTTCGGGAGGGTTGCGCCAAGCTGTGGAGAAAGAGCTAATTCCTTAGTTAAAAAGATGTCATAGCTTCCAGCAAGAGTTGGAAGAAAGCTGCATGTATTAGACTTTCCTTCGCCATCAGTCTGAATTTTTCCTACGTACTCGCAGAGATTCCCCAAGGAGAAGTTTAAATCTCTTGAAGTTGGGCCCGCACTGCTGGTCGCAGCAAAGAGCGGAGTACTGATAAAAAGCATTAGTGTCAGGTATTTTATTTTCTTCATAATCGCTTAGTATTCTGTCAAAAGATTTGTTAAAATGTCTAAGAAAATTTACCTAATTGCTCACGAAATAATCCCCATCGCAAAGGACATGACTATGTTTGATAATTTCGAAATGCCAAAAGAACTTATTCCAAGTGACCCACGTTTTGGTTCAGGGCCTTCTCTTGTACCAACAGAATTTTTAGAAAGACTGGCAAAAACCGGCCATGAGTTCATGGGAACAAGCCATAGAAAGCCAGGTGTAAAAAACGTTGTTAAAGAACTTCAAGACGGAATCAAAAAATATTTTAACCTTCCAGAAGGCTACCTTGTAGCTTTAGGAAATGGTGGAGCAACACTTCTTTTTGATATGATTGCTCTAGGGATCGTTGAAAAGAAAGTCACTCACTTCACTTGTGGAGAGTTCTCTGAGAAGTGGTATAAAGCTTCTAAGCTTGTTCCGTGGATTACAGCAGAGCAAGTTTCTGTACCATTTGGAAAAGGAATTAACGGTAAGGCTGTTGCTGGGTCAGATATGATCGCAGTTACACTTAATGAAACTTCAACAGGTGTTCAGATTTCTGAACTTCCAGTCGTTGATGCTAATACAATTCTTGCAGTAGATGCTACATCTGGAGCAGGACAGTGCCCGTGTGATGTTTCTAAGACTGACCTTTTCATCTTCTCTCCACAAAAAGTTTTCGCTTCAGATGGAGGATTATGGGTAGCGATCATGTCGCCAAAAGCTCAGGCGCGCGCAAAGAAAATCGCTGCTGATAAGTCTCGCTACATTCCAGACATCATGAGCTGGGAGCACGCGATGACAAACTCAGAGGCTAACCAGACTTACAATACTCCGGCCCTTGCAACAATCTTCATTATGAATGAACAAGTAAAGAGAATGAACGAGCAAGGATACGCAGAAATTCAAAAACTTTCTCAGAAGAAAGCAGACCTGCTTTATTCATGGGCAGAATCTAAGCCATACCTTTCTTGCTTTATTGAAGAAAAACAATTCCGTTCAATCGCAGTAGCGACAATTGACGTTGATGCAAAAGTTAACGTGGATGACGTGATCAAATACCTTGAAAAGAAAAAATATGTTTACGGAATTGATGGATACAGAAAACTGGGGAGAAACCAGTTTAGAATTTCTATGTTCCATAACATCTCTTACGGGGATCTGGAGAAGTTAACAAAACTTCTTTCTCTAATGATTGAATCAAAACTTTAATTTCTCTTTTGGGCCTCACCTTCGTGTGAGGCCCTTCATTTTCTTTATCAATTCATTCCTATTTTCTAATTTTCCTTTTTTTCTTATTTTGTTACCGATGGTGTTTGCTTGGTTTTTGCTTTCGATACGTATTTTTTTCATGGTGCGATTTTCCTCCTGAGCATTCTTTCTGCATGGGAAATGCCATCGAAACTGGGACAAATTGTCACACTTACCAATGAAAAAGGACGGTATCTGCTTTGCAACTCTCAAGGGAGAAGAGGGAAATCCCTCCAACTACACAAAAGGTGATGTATGAAAGTTTTAATCCTAGCATTCTTGACCGTAACACTCCTAAATGGTCCAGTGTCCGTCAAATACCATACAGTCGCGGAACTCTACCAAAGAAATGTTGCGGATCAACTGGATCCATCGTTTCCTAAGCTGGCCTAGGATGGCCTTTCGTTCGTAGATGGGATCGAAGCATCACTTTTAATTTAAAACATTAGGAGTGAACAATGAAGTCATTAGTCCTGTCTGTCTTTGTGATTTGCTCTCTTAACCTTGCCCATGGGGCCGAAAGTGTGCCCTATAATATCCTCGATGAATTAAATCCGCGCGACCCACAGATTGAAGAAATCCTCCAATATTATGACGAACGCTACACCGAAGAAACTGGGCAATCGCCATTCATAGGTGAAGGTGGCCTGGAGAAAGGTTGGTGTTACCAAAGCGCTTGCCCTGTTTGGGCGCGAATCATCCGTGCAGAGCAAATGATGTATCTCTACATCGATGGAGTGGTAACTTATGTCTGGCTGGTTTCAACCGGTATGTCTGGATACAGAACACCGGCGATGGATCAAAACCCTAACGGAAGAATTTATGACCGTTACTCGTCAACTACCTGGCCAGGTGGTGATTACAACGGACTTGGTAATATGCCTTACGCCGTCTTTATTTACGGAGGATATGCCATTCACGGAACAACCAGAGGGAATTGGCCAATGTTAGGAAAACCAGCTTCTCACGGATGCATTCGCCTGCATCCTGACAATGCCTTTATCTTTAACCGCATGGTTAGAAATACTGGTGTAGGTTCAGTATGGGTAACAGTGGAATAAAGCTCATGAGGGTCTTTTTTCTGATAATGATCACAGCGGCCCCACCAAGATAACTCCAATAGGGAACAAGCTTGCTTAAGAAATAATCCATTTTCTCAAGCCAGCTTGCTCTTTTATCTCCCGGTTGCCTGATAAATTTATCAAGCCTCGAAAGAATAAGACTTCTTTCAACTTCCATATCAGGAAACATTTTACGGATGAGTTTTAAATCTTCTGAGTTAAGCTTTCTTTCATCTGGAGTGATATGGTGGTCGAGTGAGGGCGTATTGGGGAAAAGCTTTTTCATAAGTTTGGTATTTCTTAGCCTGTCTAGTAAAGGAACATCCAGAGGCTCTCTGAAAATAGCGATACCGTTTTCTTTGAGGACACGATGAATTTCATTCATTGCTGCTGCTATGTCGACGTGATGAAGAATATCAATTCCGACAATCGTGTCAAAAGAGTGATCTGGAAAAGGAAGACTTTCGGCCGCACAGACCACAAAGCGCGCGCTCTCATCCGTGGGATAAAGAGAGAAAATCTCACGACAGTTTTTTACATTTTCTTCACAGATATCAAAGCCAGTGACCTGGTAGCCAATCTTGGAAAATCTCAAAGCATTATCGCCGGGACCACAGCCGAAATCCAGGAGTGAGACTGGTGTGTGGTAAATCGACTGGTAATGTCGCTTTGAGAGCTCATACGTTCTCCAGTAACTATTCCAAGGCCTCTGCTCTTTTCCTTCAACCGGAGAGAGGTCAATGCGCTTGGTTGGGTCAAACGTCAGAGCGTATTGTTCATAGTAGGTTTTTTCTCTGGCCTGCCTTTCTGTGAGCATAAATCTCCTTAAGAGTGATGTGCCTTTATATTTCTACCGAAGGAGAAAGACTCCTTGAATTTAATTTTTGTTTAAGCTTCGGTGTTGAATCTCTCATCATACTGTCAAAAGTATAGACACCATATAGTTTATAACCCTCTAAAAAGATGACTTCAGCTTTGGGTCTAAAACTTGCTTCTGACACCTACGAATGAGGCATATTTTTATGAAAAGATGGATAGCAGTCTTTGCATTACTATTTTTAGGTATTCAAAGTGGAGTCACGTATTCCGCAGAAAAACCTGTGACTATAAAGACCGTACTTCATGACGCCTATGGGGGAGA contains:
- a CDS encoding aminotransferase class V-fold PLP-dependent enzyme gives rise to the protein MFDNFEMPKELIPSDPRFGSGPSLVPTEFLERLAKTGHEFMGTSHRKPGVKNVVKELQDGIKKYFNLPEGYLVALGNGGATLLFDMIALGIVEKKVTHFTCGEFSEKWYKASKLVPWITAEQVSVPFGKGINGKAVAGSDMIAVTLNETSTGVQISELPVVDANTILAVDATSGAGQCPCDVSKTDLFIFSPQKVFASDGGLWVAIMSPKAQARAKKIAADKSRYIPDIMSWEHAMTNSEANQTYNTPALATIFIMNEQVKRMNEQGYAEIQKLSQKKADLLYSWAESKPYLSCFIEEKQFRSIAVATIDVDAKVNVDDVIKYLEKKKYVYGIDGYRKLGRNQFRISMFHNISYGDLEKLTKLLSLMIESKL
- a CDS encoding transporter, translating into MKKIKYLTLMLFISTPLFAATSSAGPTSRDLNFSLGNLCEYVGKIQTDGEGKSNTCSFLPTLAGSYDIFLTKELALSPQLGATLPKSGRDENIKRMTLFALLNGKYKTSYLTFIAGAGLYFTRIWGPGGDEELNNGNSTDSFPLPKDPVYSRNFIVNLGASYDFNTTWSAELYTYVFNALESEDRAFSVGATLSYHFGDVL
- a CDS encoding class I SAM-dependent methyltransferase → MLTERQAREKTYYEQYALTFDPTKRIDLSPVEGKEQRPWNSYWRTYELSKRHYQSIYHTPVSLLDFGCGPGDNALRFSKIGYQVTGFDICEENVKNCREIFSLYPTDESARFVVCAAESLPFPDHSFDTIVGIDILHHVDIAAAMNEIHRVLKENGIAIFREPLDVPLLDRLRNTKLMKKLFPNTPSLDHHITPDERKLNSEDLKLIRKMFPDMEVERSLILSRLDKFIRQPGDKRASWLEKMDYFLSKLVPYWSYLGGAAVIIIRKKTLMSFIPLLPILNLHQYF
- a CDS encoding L,D-transpeptidase; translated protein: MKSLVLSVFVICSLNLAHGAESVPYNILDELNPRDPQIEEILQYYDERYTEETGQSPFIGEGGLEKGWCYQSACPVWARIIRAEQMMYLYIDGVVTYVWLVSTGMSGYRTPAMDQNPNGRIYDRYSSTTWPGGDYNGLGNMPYAVFIYGGYAIHGTTRGNWPMLGKPASHGCIRLHPDNAFIFNRMVRNTGVGSVWVTVE
- a CDS encoding matrixin family metalloprotease, with the protein product MKYTLAALGLLLAFNASAFTLNNSAKLTFAQDEVKVNLAGGFCANLGITDEEFMSIIGKAVDTFWNKSPTSRLKLRKGSIVNVDSAFHTDTICTPSTNCTPNPDLEVSSDILISCNTNVSNFSSSAILGVTIPNNVSGDTIYGSLVLINDQANNQFKNKSAEQKASIIAHELGHAFGLGHSPVEDSLMYYATMANRKSLGRDDIDGISYLYPKKQPFSGCGTVDFSGGDKPNYWGGLFIGFALIALVELMRKKRAV
- the murD gene encoding UDP-N-acetylmuramoyl-L-alanine--D-glutamate ligase translates to MFTLKNKRIAVYGMGVSGLSALRFVKALEGDLIAINGGEVSSWAKSPGVLDFVSKEACFSETDSALPAKLNSVDLVILSPGIPRDHKLLKPLLDKNIPVWGEIELAYQYLEANNFLRPMIGITGTNGKTTTTTFLGEMIEADHKKVFVGGNIGVPFCDYAYDVFKNQNHADFILLELSSFQLESIDHFHVNVAMILNLFQNHGERYATIEEYGRSKFFITNRFTENDVLIYPEDFPIIKNWAETQKGKKLSINTGAPEIDFPIGNFKLPGIHNKVNLAFILKAAKSLGLSPKAIQHSIDTFAGVHHRIEYVDKVVGLPSFRAYNDAKSTNWDATMTAVKAMEDFNLPIHLIIGGKKRGHGDSILPHLDFLKSRVAHFYLIGEMGAEIESEIKGKVSYQKKDTLEGTLKFLRENFSADKGVLLFSPAFPSFDQFQNYAQRGETFVKLLGTPS
- a CDS encoding M24 family metallopeptidase, with the protein product MAKTGFLGNTELKNNINALKSFMKSKKLEGFYLSSSDIFLNEYVPLADCHRYYVTGFTGSTAEVIVPLEGRVMLFIDGRYYEQADLECDPSLVEVFKVPYGTGLRQAMKEAISSRKLKSLGVEGDRIELSLYNDFKTQLKTEAFNNAELSKVISFQDFSFNKKIMELPLSLVGETTKSKLERILNDGEVFFISALDSIAWLTNMRRYEMPSQSTFRAKALATRERVYLLMEHIEGEIQSDVIDLSIGKFSELEKFLALVNEYETEWKKKSGETTYKFNKIFYSANSTNAADYLKLSAHFGVDKMINRPEGLIPFHALKNEAELQAMQDSFNKADTAIYETILWVKESIKNGASFSELDFYHKANEFYKNNGALDQSFNTIAAFGPNSSIIHYGNPSADVAFKKNEMVLLDSGGYFESGYATDTTRAFLSGGEASPRQKEVYTLVLQSILHTLNAVFPEGTWGSVVDGVARQPIFKAGLNYNHGTGHGVGINVHEGGFRLSTTSNVPLRENTVGSIEPGIYIPGFGGVRLENVATVERHPEYKNMLRFKNMVYVGFDHDLIDFNMLSEQEKTWLDEYEKECAKRGRSFKYKK